The Verrucomicrobiota bacterium genome includes a region encoding these proteins:
- a CDS encoding arylsulfatase, with protein sequence MRYSYIFLLTCLMFFIAGCGTESTKTGSVKSRPPNVVIIYADDMGHGDLAIQNPNSKIPTPNLDQLAREGMRFTDGHSSSGICSPSRYALLTGRYHWRRMHGIVQSFGPSAFEENEFTMARMFKAQGYKTACFGKWHLGWNWETVMKSDAEPVIDDRKREIFGPEDIDWSKPVSGGPLSQGFDTYYGDGTINFPPYAWMDGDRVVEAPTALMDMGSRQTEEGSWEFRPGPMVEGWDPRDVLPTIAEKTVEYISKQNADTPFFVYFPLTAPHAPIIPNEEFIGKSEAGGFGDFVYQVDWIAGQVMKALEENGLAENTIVIFTADNGPEKYAHARLEKYDHWSSGELRGLKRDIWEGGHRVPFIVKWPGRIEPGSVTDALTHQVDLLATLAKITGHDLSNEVAHDSMNQLPVWLGESTNPIRDHAVQNTNENGFAFRKDDWVLIDAKTGEISKPTKWYEDQADYARDAPEGAWLFNIKNDLSQRTNLISQYPERAVEMRAQLTAIRENGSSVTR encoded by the coding sequence ATGAGATACTCCTATATTTTTCTCCTTACCTGTCTAATGTTTTTCATTGCAGGATGTGGCACCGAATCCACCAAAACGGGTTCGGTTAAATCCCGTCCTCCCAATGTCGTCATTATTTATGCCGACGATATGGGGCATGGTGATCTGGCGATACAGAATCCGAATTCAAAAATCCCCACACCCAACCTTGACCAGCTTGCCCGCGAGGGCATGCGGTTTACGGACGGTCACAGTTCTTCGGGGATTTGTTCGCCCAGTCGTTATGCCCTGTTAACCGGTCGCTATCATTGGCGGCGTATGCATGGTATTGTTCAGTCCTTCGGGCCTTCCGCATTTGAAGAAAACGAATTCACGATGGCGCGCATGTTTAAAGCGCAGGGTTACAAAACGGCGTGTTTCGGTAAATGGCACTTAGGCTGGAATTGGGAAACCGTAATGAAGTCCGACGCTGAACCGGTAATCGATGATCGCAAACGGGAAATCTTCGGGCCAGAAGATATTGATTGGTCTAAACCCGTTTCGGGTGGGCCGCTCAGTCAGGGATTCGATACCTACTACGGAGATGGAACGATTAATTTTCCACCCTACGCCTGGATGGATGGCGACAGGGTCGTGGAAGCTCCAACTGCGCTTATGGACATGGGTTCTCGTCAAACGGAGGAAGGCAGTTGGGAGTTTCGCCCCGGACCCATGGTTGAGGGTTGGGATCCCAGAGATGTGCTTCCAACTATCGCTGAGAAAACAGTGGAGTATATTAGTAAGCAAAATGCGGATACTCCCTTCTTTGTTTATTTTCCTCTCACCGCACCGCATGCGCCCATTATTCCGAACGAAGAATTTATCGGAAAATCGGAAGCGGGAGGTTTTGGCGACTTTGTTTACCAAGTGGATTGGATTGCGGGTCAGGTCATGAAAGCCTTGGAAGAAAACGGGTTGGCCGAAAACACCATCGTCATCTTCACCGCTGACAATGGTCCGGAAAAGTACGCTCATGCTCGCCTGGAAAAGTACGACCACTGGAGTAGTGGTGAATTGCGTGGACTCAAACGCGATATTTGGGAAGGCGGCCATCGTGTTCCATTTATAGTCAAATGGCCTGGAAGAATCGAGCCAGGTTCTGTGACCGATGCACTCACGCATCAAGTGGATTTACTTGCGACCTTGGCGAAGATAACGGGGCATGATCTCTCCAATGAAGTTGCTCATGATAGCATGAACCAATTACCGGTATGGCTAGGAGAATCAACGAACCCAATACGCGATCATGCCGTGCAGAACACCAACGAAAATGGCTTTGCATTTCGAAAAGATGATTGGGTCTTGATCGATGCGAAGACCGGTGAGATCAGCAAACCAACCAAGTGGTACGAAGATCAGGCCGACTATGCCAGAGACGCACCAGAGGGAGCCTGGCTTTTCAATATAAAAAACGATTTGTCCCAGCGAACGAATCTCATCTCGCAATATCCGGAACGAGCCGTCGAGATGCGTGCACAACTTACAGCGATTCGTGAGAATGGAAGCAGTGTAACTCGTTAA
- a CDS encoding sialate O-acetylesterase, translated as MKIKILSILSVTLLAICSAVSGKLSMPSVFGDNMVLQRNTNVAIYGTANPDERVSIQVTWTKETFRTKADKAGKWRVDVPTGDASTGEWVQVKAGNTLEFKNVCLGEVWICSGQSNMARLLSGRAGGPIENGFSIIKSANRPDVRLLKLPEISESLPQADISAQWSVSDHETAAAFSAVGYIFGKELNDYLDVPIGLIQSAWGGSNVETWISKEKFKALGKTETNSYYLEKAADISVRTGPNHMPSALYNGMIHPLIPYTFRGAIWYQGEANVVNSSEYAELLGGMVSDWRERWGVGDFPFYIVQIAPFTYPPDRGNSALVREAQMQVPERIPNAATAVILDLGLENDIHPPFKIPVGQRLATLALANTYGVEGFPKGSPAYDSMQIERSRIRVRFKNAGQGLYIEGSEVNGLEIAGEDRIFYPARGQAANRDELLVSSEKVAAPVAVRYGFTNWVQGNLFSVNGFAVSSFRTDDWDQ; from the coding sequence ATGAAAATCAAAATACTCTCAATTCTAAGTGTTACTTTGCTAGCAATTTGTTCGGCTGTTTCGGGTAAGCTCAGCATGCCGTCTGTATTTGGCGACAACATGGTTCTGCAACGGAACACCAATGTTGCCATTTATGGTACGGCTAATCCGGATGAGCGGGTTTCAATCCAGGTTACCTGGACCAAGGAAACCTTTAGGACGAAGGCCGATAAGGCCGGCAAATGGCGTGTGGATGTTCCAACGGGTGATGCCTCGACCGGCGAGTGGGTGCAAGTAAAGGCGGGTAATACTTTGGAATTTAAGAATGTGTGTCTCGGCGAAGTTTGGATATGCTCCGGGCAGTCAAATATGGCACGTTTACTAAGCGGTCGTGCGGGCGGTCCCATTGAAAATGGGTTTTCCATTATTAAATCGGCAAATCGTCCTGATGTTCGTCTTTTGAAATTGCCGGAAATATCAGAATCGCTGCCTCAGGCCGATATCTCTGCGCAATGGTCGGTTAGTGATCATGAGACGGCTGCCGCATTTTCTGCCGTAGGCTACATTTTCGGGAAAGAATTGAATGATTACCTCGACGTGCCCATCGGCCTTATACAAAGTGCTTGGGGAGGGTCAAACGTTGAGACTTGGATTTCCAAAGAAAAATTCAAGGCACTTGGGAAAACAGAGACCAATAGTTACTACCTTGAGAAGGCTGCTGATATATCTGTGAGGACGGGACCTAATCACATGCCGTCCGCCTTATACAACGGCATGATTCATCCGCTGATTCCTTATACGTTTCGCGGTGCGATATGGTATCAAGGTGAAGCCAATGTAGTAAATTCTTCTGAATATGCGGAACTTCTTGGTGGCATGGTATCTGATTGGCGTGAACGCTGGGGAGTAGGAGACTTTCCGTTCTACATTGTTCAAATAGCTCCGTTTACGTATCCGCCTGATCGAGGTAATTCGGCTCTTGTGCGTGAGGCACAAATGCAAGTTCCTGAAAGGATACCCAATGCCGCAACGGCAGTGATTCTAGACCTGGGTTTGGAAAACGATATTCATCCTCCATTCAAGATTCCCGTCGGTCAGCGCTTGGCCACTCTCGCTTTGGCCAATACTTATGGAGTCGAGGGGTTTCCAAAAGGATCTCCGGCCTACGATTCCATGCAAATTGAGAGAAGCCGGATTCGCGTTAGATTCAAAAATGCAGGGCAAGGTCTTTATATCGAAGGAAGCGAAGTTAACGGACTGGAAATTGCCGGTGAGGATCGCATATTTTATCCGGCGAGAGGTCAGGCGGCCAATCGAGACGAGTTACTTGTTTCTTCTGAGAAAGTTGCAGCACCTGTGGCGGTCCGCTACGGGTTTACCAACTGGGTTCAAGGAAATCTATTCAGCGTGAATGGATTTGCTGTATCTTCTTTCCGAACCGATGACTGGGATCAATAA
- a CDS encoding sugar phosphate isomerase/epimerase, translated as MKNDDMLSSHSSPDRRTFLKGVSGALAGAALLGSTNQASAKSHSARNNKSITPMPLATNSYPWGTFYKRQGRDYDADLAFTISEIKKSGADCLEPNLKSLDYVDTLSSELQKQDLGMISVYVNSELHEAEKAKESIDWAMAIVRRAKKRMGTKIVVTNPSPIRWGGPENKTDDQLAVQRDALEDLGKAIHSEGMSLAYHFHDPEFREGAREVHHMLSATNPEYVKLCLDAHWAFRGAGDSNVALHDIVKLYGDRIVELHIRQSRDGIWTEAFGDGDIDYVRLTRELVELGVSPLVTMEQAVEEKSLDTMDALAAHEISHAKSREVFAPFIG; from the coding sequence ATGAAAAACGACGACATGCTTTCATCCCACAGCTCACCCGACAGAAGAACCTTCCTCAAAGGAGTAAGTGGAGCGCTGGCCGGAGCAGCTCTCCTGGGTTCAACAAATCAGGCGTCGGCCAAATCTCATTCTGCGAGAAACAATAAATCGATTACACCTATGCCGCTTGCCACCAATTCATACCCATGGGGGACTTTTTATAAACGACAGGGTCGCGACTACGATGCTGATTTGGCTTTTACTATTAGTGAAATAAAGAAGAGTGGAGCGGATTGTCTTGAGCCCAATTTGAAGTCTTTGGATTACGTGGATACACTTTCCAGCGAACTACAAAAGCAGGACCTGGGAATGATCTCGGTTTATGTAAACAGCGAATTACATGAGGCCGAAAAGGCTAAAGAGTCGATCGATTGGGCTATGGCAATCGTGCGTCGTGCAAAGAAACGCATGGGTACGAAAATTGTTGTCACAAATCCGAGCCCCATTCGTTGGGGAGGACCGGAAAACAAGACCGACGATCAGCTTGCTGTCCAACGGGATGCTTTGGAAGACCTTGGTAAAGCCATCCATTCGGAAGGCATGTCGCTGGCCTACCATTTTCACGATCCCGAGTTCAGGGAAGGTGCCCGGGAAGTGCACCATATGTTGTCCGCGACTAATCCCGAATATGTAAAGTTGTGTTTGGATGCTCATTGGGCTTTTCGCGGAGCTGGTGATTCAAACGTTGCCCTACACGATATCGTCAAACTTTACGGTGATCGCATAGTCGAATTGCACATTCGCCAATCACGGGACGGTATATGGACAGAAGCCTTCGGAGACGGAGATATTGATTACGTTCGTCTCACCCGCGAACTCGTGGAATTAGGTGTTAGTCCTCTTGTTACTATGGAACAGGCGGTCGAAGAAAAGTCACTTGATACGATGGATGCTCTTGCCGCTCATGAAATCTCTCATGCGAAGAGCAGGGAAGTGTTTGCTCCGTTTATTGGGTAG
- a CDS encoding DUF2182 domain-containing protein, protein MASLVGVTALCWIYLVDMAIDMGAMMDMSMMQIPDWTADYFWMMFTMWSVMMVGMMLPSVAPMVLIYATAARKAKDQGAPIASTGVFTVGYLIIWVVFSLLATLSQWGLDEAALLSPMMVSNSPWMGAGLLIVAGIYQWLPVKDACLKQCRSPFQFISGHWRTGTFGALRMGLSHGAFCLGCCWLIMLLLFVGGVMNIVWIAAITIFVLLEKVLPIGATGGKWMGAVMIVAGALFFFV, encoded by the coding sequence GTGGCGTCACTTGTTGGTGTGACGGCACTTTGTTGGATCTATCTGGTCGATATGGCGATAGACATGGGGGCCATGATGGATATGAGCATGATGCAAATTCCTGATTGGACCGCTGATTATTTTTGGATGATGTTCACTATGTGGTCTGTTATGATGGTGGGGATGATGCTGCCATCCGTGGCCCCCATGGTTCTTATCTATGCTACCGCCGCCAGAAAGGCAAAAGATCAGGGAGCTCCAATTGCTTCTACGGGAGTTTTTACGGTAGGCTATTTAATTATATGGGTTGTATTCAGCTTGCTGGCGACCCTCTCGCAATGGGGATTGGATGAAGCGGCATTGTTGTCACCTATGATGGTGTCGAACAGTCCGTGGATGGGTGCCGGGTTGTTAATCGTGGCGGGAATCTACCAGTGGTTACCCGTCAAGGACGCCTGTTTAAAGCAATGTCGATCGCCCTTTCAGTTTATTTCCGGTCATTGGCGAACCGGAACCTTCGGAGCTCTCAGAATGGGCCTGTCTCATGGAGCCTTTTGCCTGGGATGCTGTTGGCTGATTATGCTTCTTCTCTTTGTCGGTGGCGTTATGAACATTGTCTGGATCGCTGCCATCACCATTTTCGTGCTGCTCGAGAAGGTGCTTCCAATTGGGGCTACAGGCGGAAAGTGGATGGGCGCGGTCATGATTGTTGCCGGAGCGTTGTTTTTCTTTGTTTAA
- a CDS encoding DUF1326 domain-containing protein, with product MEDKWMIKGLEFGNCPCSHGCPCQFNAPSTKGFCEAVVGFKIEEGYFNDTSLDGVKFSVLMKWPGEIADGNGKCQLIIDESTNEDQRAAISKIATGQSTAPGATIFWVFATTMSEVLDTLFAPIELEIDMKARRAHHHVDGLIESTGEPLKNPFSGEDDRRGIYNPNGFEYMYAELGNGRSRVTAGLQMGFENTYAQFNVLHMNQDGVIRDQKIPF from the coding sequence ATGGAAGATAAATGGATGATCAAAGGCTTGGAGTTCGGAAACTGCCCGTGCTCACATGGATGCCCCTGTCAGTTTAATGCGCCTTCAACCAAAGGATTCTGTGAAGCCGTAGTCGGTTTCAAAATAGAGGAAGGCTATTTTAACGATACTTCTCTGGACGGCGTTAAATTCAGTGTTCTCATGAAATGGCCCGGCGAGATAGCCGATGGAAACGGGAAGTGTCAGCTTATCATCGATGAGAGCACCAACGAAGATCAACGGGCTGCCATCAGTAAAATCGCCACAGGTCAATCTACTGCTCCGGGAGCTACTATTTTCTGGGTTTTCGCCACGACCATGTCCGAAGTGCTCGATACGCTTTTTGCTCCCATTGAGCTGGAAATTGATATGAAGGCACGCAGAGCGCACCATCATGTTGATGGACTCATTGAATCCACCGGTGAACCGCTGAAAAATCCCTTCAGTGGTGAAGACGATCGGCGAGGTATCTACAATCCTAATGGATTTGAGTATATGTATGCCGAATTAGGGAATGGCAGATCGCGTGTGACGGCCGGTCTGCAAATGGGTTTTGAAAATACCTATGCCCAGTTTAATGTTCTCCATATGAATCAGGATGGAGTAATTAGGGATCAGAAAATACCTTTTTAA
- a CDS encoding S8 family serine peptidase, whose amino-acid sequence MKSSATRYFFWFFLLFPSLSFWVPIVSAQTKEKTVITEADQLPRVAYPFEGKAVDLLDDEALLAPFLGKLREEIERQLEVFDIQDQATLRAYLQTLRTLDFLAGDFEASLARIKTIREMQDKPADRLISGLIVEAVILTQLTEKGKSVEENTSIFESIFAEMINVLPWDVVQDSIEQMNGTFQFLTRNLYLGSLENQMQVAIDENKKLALGDVESLASIKLMIDHVLAFSPQIVSVTGQYIEANRVIKEDIWKSREVDLHGYSDLTPVVIGIWDSGVDTDIFKSTGQLWVNPYESLDGQDTDNNGWVDDLHGIAWDKNSFPDTSTLYPLTGDELEIYPKNRAYSKGLSDLQAAVDSEEASEVRKIISSLSKDDYKPFFESLSLFGNFMHGTHVAGIAASGNPAARIQSARLTFGHEMIPDEPTLEQTFREAESASATVEYFKATGVRVVNMSWGGSQAGIEAALEANGVGDNPDQRAKIARVLFEIGYDGLVDAMASAPEILFVAAAGNSDEDVDFNKIIPSSMDLPNVLVVGAVDQAGEETSFTSYGKNVRAHASGFEVDSYVPGGTRMAFSGTSMAAPNVTNLAGKLLAIAPELGPEELKQLIYLGVDKSPDGRRFLINPQRSLNMLSLRVKK is encoded by the coding sequence ATGAAATCTTCCGCAACCCGTTACTTTTTTTGGTTTTTTCTGCTATTTCCGAGCTTAAGCTTTTGGGTCCCTATTGTTTCTGCACAAACCAAAGAAAAGACGGTTATCACGGAAGCAGACCAGTTACCTCGGGTGGCTTATCCTTTCGAGGGGAAGGCAGTGGACTTGTTGGACGATGAAGCGCTTTTAGCGCCATTTCTGGGAAAACTCCGAGAGGAAATTGAACGGCAATTGGAGGTCTTTGATATTCAGGATCAGGCCACGCTTCGAGCCTATTTACAAACGTTGAGGACTTTGGATTTTCTTGCCGGTGATTTCGAGGCATCACTTGCGAGGATAAAAACGATTCGTGAAATGCAGGATAAACCGGCCGATCGTTTAATATCAGGACTGATTGTGGAAGCTGTTATCCTGACCCAACTAACTGAAAAAGGGAAATCGGTTGAAGAAAATACATCCATCTTCGAGTCGATTTTCGCCGAGATGATTAACGTGCTTCCCTGGGATGTTGTGCAAGATTCCATCGAGCAAATGAATGGGACTTTTCAGTTTCTTACACGCAATCTTTACCTCGGCAGTTTGGAAAATCAGATGCAGGTAGCCATAGACGAGAACAAGAAGCTGGCATTGGGCGACGTTGAAAGCCTGGCCAGTATCAAATTAATGATCGATCACGTTTTAGCCTTCAGTCCGCAGATTGTTTCTGTGACTGGCCAATACATTGAAGCCAATCGGGTGATCAAAGAAGATATTTGGAAATCCAGGGAGGTTGATCTACACGGATATTCAGATCTAACGCCTGTGGTCATTGGTATATGGGATAGTGGGGTTGATACTGATATTTTCAAATCAACCGGGCAATTGTGGGTTAACCCGTACGAAAGTCTGGATGGCCAGGATACGGATAATAACGGTTGGGTAGATGATTTGCACGGAATTGCATGGGACAAAAATTCGTTTCCGGATACCTCAACTCTCTATCCCCTGACCGGCGATGAATTGGAAATATATCCTAAAAATAGAGCTTACTCGAAAGGTCTGAGCGATCTGCAGGCTGCTGTTGATAGTGAAGAAGCCTCAGAAGTTCGAAAGATTATTTCAAGTCTCAGTAAAGATGACTACAAACCGTTTTTTGAATCACTTAGTCTGTTTGGTAATTTTATGCACGGTACGCATGTGGCTGGGATTGCTGCTTCTGGGAATCCGGCCGCAAGGATTCAATCAGCCCGTCTAACCTTTGGTCATGAAATGATCCCAGATGAACCGACCCTGGAACAAACCTTTCGAGAAGCAGAAAGTGCATCAGCAACCGTGGAGTATTTTAAAGCGACCGGTGTGCGGGTGGTCAATATGAGTTGGGGAGGTAGCCAAGCCGGTATTGAAGCGGCTCTTGAAGCAAACGGGGTAGGAGACAATCCTGATCAACGTGCAAAGATTGCCCGTGTGTTGTTTGAAATAGGTTACGATGGGCTTGTCGATGCAATGGCTAGTGCTCCAGAGATTCTGTTTGTTGCTGCTGCGGGAAACTCCGATGAGGATGTGGATTTCAATAAAATCATACCCAGTTCGATGGACCTGCCAAATGTGCTGGTCGTCGGGGCTGTAGATCAGGCGGGTGAAGAAACCAGCTTTACCAGTTACGGTAAAAATGTACGTGCACATGCCAGCGGATTTGAAGTGGATAGTTATGTGCCAGGGGGAACTCGGATGGCGTTTTCGGGCACTTCCATGGCTGCACCCAATGTGACCAATCTTGCTGGGAAATTACTGGCAATTGCTCCCGAACTTGGGCCAGAAGAGCTGAAACAACTTATTTATTTAGGTGTCGATAAATCACCAGACGGGCGTCGATTCCTAATAAATCCGCAGAGGTCCCTGAATATGTTGAGTTTACGCGTTAAAAAATAG
- a CDS encoding DUF3604 domain-containing protein yields the protein MQPRKMKFQSVPILLLLLPFWGISKAQENTAEDYLEPSFRTEVDQLKADAKNTPTNPSNVRDRAKILLEWGNAFALAQGPIPDELTLTTAIGIHSTEATQRGRMVYHYMDSNIHELSLREADANAIGTLKASTSGPFRADGYASFEQIYTVGAQGMRVGGGIQVAKHALSNYAQAQTENPAADNYVTARSSNPRARFTEGTYPVVGMYGGFRAPDPTPMFRLSGSELKEGDTIVVTYGDTSGGSPGYRVQNFSNDRAAFPLFVDLDGTDRFLTLPLQNIRISGTDVAGVHGFVPSVVIPGEKFTLSVRFEDRFANKAEPPFPDLEIRLNGKTFRKLNSVIEGIMLLEGLVLNDPGVYRFSFHANDFEGVANPILVDANPDNRIYWGDTHGHSGMAEGAGTADGYMRFARDEARLDYVTHSEHDIWLDDGEWETLRENVAQYYEPGVFIPFLGYEWTQNNDLGGHHNVLFRTPEGRIRIQRQLYPTLSGMYNGLRNHHDTNDVVIIPHAHQAGDFRQSDPDMEHLIEIMSGHGTFEWFGHMYLQHGHEVGFVAASDDHLGHPGYSAPRSSGIAQRGGLGALMAPKKTRDALFDAMKTMHTYATTGDRIILKTEVNGARMGSRTDYAEKRTIKGRVIGTAPIDTITVIKNEKEIWSKNYFNSVTEGNGPQKLQLTFYSDSNPYHPQDNPRGWRWWNGTLKVKGGTLVAASPTDHVNPNYQSFEIDKNDANLVHFRTATRGDSTSINLLIDNMNADTVIALNLEEANETGGAPQIYRRHGKTPAWDIHFDLHHLDEHPLEETRDFQAWTDSVTLRRVVEAGVMETEFEITDTDSPRQGDYYFVRIKQANDAYAWSSPTWIGGNAPD from the coding sequence ATGCAGCCTCGTAAAATGAAATTTCAATCAGTCCCAATCTTGCTGCTTCTTCTACCCTTCTGGGGGATCAGCAAGGCTCAGGAAAATACTGCAGAGGATTATCTGGAACCTTCCTTTCGCACTGAGGTGGATCAATTGAAGGCTGATGCGAAAAATACGCCAACCAATCCATCCAATGTTCGGGACCGAGCGAAAATCCTTCTCGAATGGGGAAACGCTTTCGCGTTGGCCCAGGGTCCTATCCCGGATGAGCTAACTCTGACAACCGCCATAGGGATCCACTCCACAGAAGCAACTCAACGAGGTCGTATGGTTTACCATTATATGGATTCCAACATTCATGAGCTCAGCCTGCGCGAAGCAGATGCGAATGCAATCGGTACATTGAAAGCTTCAACCTCCGGTCCCTTTCGTGCTGACGGATATGCGTCGTTTGAGCAAATCTATACAGTCGGAGCCCAAGGCATGCGTGTCGGCGGAGGGATCCAGGTAGCAAAACATGCGTTGAGTAATTATGCTCAAGCTCAAACCGAGAACCCGGCAGCCGATAATTATGTCACCGCTCGATCCTCAAATCCTCGGGCACGATTCACCGAGGGCACCTATCCGGTGGTAGGTATGTATGGAGGATTTCGCGCACCGGATCCGACTCCGATGTTTCGACTCTCGGGTTCAGAATTGAAAGAAGGCGATACGATCGTGGTTACATACGGAGACACTTCCGGAGGAAGCCCCGGGTATCGTGTGCAAAATTTCTCAAATGATCGCGCCGCTTTTCCACTCTTTGTGGACCTGGATGGAACGGATCGATTCCTAACGCTTCCCCTTCAGAACATTCGAATAAGCGGAACGGATGTTGCCGGTGTTCATGGATTTGTTCCTTCGGTAGTAATCCCCGGGGAGAAGTTCACACTCTCCGTTCGATTTGAGGATCGCTTCGCTAATAAAGCGGAACCGCCCTTTCCTGATTTGGAAATCCGATTAAACGGCAAAACCTTCAGAAAGTTGAACTCTGTTATCGAAGGCATCATGCTTCTAGAAGGATTGGTGTTAAACGATCCGGGAGTTTACCGATTCAGTTTCCATGCGAACGACTTTGAGGGCGTGGCCAATCCGATACTGGTAGATGCGAACCCTGATAATCGCATCTACTGGGGCGACACGCACGGTCATTCAGGCATGGCTGAAGGCGCTGGCACCGCCGACGGTTACATGCGCTTTGCCAGAGACGAAGCCCGCTTGGATTATGTGACTCATTCCGAGCACGACATCTGGCTGGATGACGGTGAATGGGAAACGCTTCGGGAAAATGTCGCTCAGTATTATGAACCCGGGGTATTTATTCCATTCCTGGGTTACGAGTGGACTCAAAATAATGACCTGGGCGGCCATCATAATGTTCTATTTCGCACCCCGGAAGGTCGCATTAGAATACAGCGACAGTTGTATCCAACCCTATCCGGAATGTATAACGGGTTGCGCAACCACCACGATACGAACGATGTCGTTATTATTCCACATGCGCATCAGGCAGGCGATTTCAGACAGAGCGATCCCGACATGGAGCACCTGATCGAAATCATGTCCGGCCACGGCACCTTTGAATGGTTTGGTCACATGTATCTACAACACGGCCACGAGGTCGGCTTCGTCGCTGCTTCAGACGATCACCTGGGTCATCCAGGCTATTCGGCACCGCGATCCAGCGGGATCGCACAGCGTGGAGGCCTCGGCGCACTCATGGCACCGAAGAAAACACGGGATGCATTGTTCGATGCGATGAAGACCATGCATACCTACGCTACCACAGGTGATCGAATTATTCTAAAGACTGAAGTCAATGGAGCCAGGATGGGAAGCCGTACAGATTACGCAGAAAAGAGAACTATCAAAGGTCGGGTTATCGGAACTGCACCCATCGATACCATCACCGTTATTAAAAACGAAAAGGAAATCTGGAGCAAAAATTACTTCAACTCAGTAACGGAAGGGAATGGTCCACAAAAACTGCAGCTTACCTTTTATTCCGATTCCAACCCTTATCATCCCCAAGACAATCCACGAGGCTGGCGATGGTGGAATGGCACACTCAAAGTTAAGGGAGGAACTTTGGTGGCGGCCTCGCCTACGGATCACGTGAACCCCAATTACCAATCCTTTGAGATCGATAAGAATGACGCCAACCTCGTCCACTTCCGAACCGCAACCCGCGGAGATAGCACGTCCATCAACCTGCTTATTGACAACATGAATGCAGACACAGTGATTGCTCTGAATTTAGAAGAAGCGAATGAAACGGGAGGCGCACCTCAAATTTATCGCCGCCACGGAAAAACACCAGCTTGGGATATTCATTTTGATCTACATCACCTGGATGAGCATCCCCTGGAAGAGACCCGTGACTTTCAGGCATGGACAGACAGTGTCACTTTGAGACGTGTGGTGGAGGCTGGTGTTATGGAAACAGAATTCGAGATTACAGATACCGATTCACCACGCCAGGGAGACTACTATTTTGTCCGAATTAAACAGGCGAATGATGCCTATGCCTGGTCCAGTCCTACCTGGATTGGCGGTAATGCCCCAGATTGA